A window of Sphingobacterium sp. lm-10 contains these coding sequences:
- the panC gene encoding pantoate--beta-alanine ligase, whose protein sequence is MEIIVTSSALAQHLATLRQHGKKIGFVPTMGALHEGHISLIQEAKSITDIVVCSIFVNPTQFNDPKDLEKYPRPIERDKALLIAAECDVLFLPEVSVMYPENDPHWEIDLGDLDKIWEGKHRPGHFQGVTQIVYKLFQLVKPDIAFFGQKDFQQVMVIQRMIDEMKLAVQLHIVPTLRDANGLALSSRNARLSARGIEKAYTLSKALRYIEQHAHEKEVHTVIEEARLMIENVTGFELEYLAICETHSLEPITKVDDEKEYVVLVAAWLEGVRLIDNMLVH, encoded by the coding sequence GTGGAAATTATTGTTACCTCAAGCGCACTTGCACAACATTTAGCGACGCTCAGACAACACGGAAAGAAGATAGGCTTTGTACCTACAATGGGTGCGTTGCACGAAGGACATATCTCTTTAATACAAGAAGCCAAATCTATCACAGACATTGTTGTATGCAGTATTTTCGTAAATCCTACTCAATTTAATGACCCCAAGGATTTGGAAAAATATCCTCGTCCAATCGAACGGGATAAAGCACTTTTAATCGCTGCAGAATGCGACGTTTTATTTCTCCCAGAGGTCTCGGTAATGTATCCGGAAAACGACCCACATTGGGAAATTGATTTAGGTGATCTCGACAAGATATGGGAGGGTAAACATCGACCCGGACATTTTCAAGGTGTAACGCAGATCGTGTATAAGTTGTTTCAATTAGTAAAACCTGATATCGCTTTTTTTGGCCAAAAGGATTTTCAACAAGTCATGGTAATCCAGCGTATGATTGATGAAATGAAATTAGCCGTACAATTACATATTGTGCCAACACTTCGGGACGCAAATGGACTAGCACTTAGCTCTCGCAATGCGCGTCTTTCTGCAAGAGGAATCGAAAAAGCATACACCTTATCAAAAGCTTTGCGATACATCGAACAACATGCTCACGAAAAAGAAGTACATACTGTAATCGAGGAAGCAAGGTTGATGATTGAAAATGTGACAGGTTTTGAACTAGAATATCTGGCTATCTGTGAAACACACAGCCTGGAACCCATTACAAAGGTTGATGATGAAAAAGAGTATGTCGTGCTCGTAGCGGCTTGGTTGGAAGGTGTGCGCCTGATCGACAATATGCTCGTGCATTAA